The genomic DNA gtcctaattgagatttcaaagacatttgaggtaagagaagaaagtttgccaagaaaggcaaggtatacattatgtatcggaaaggatttacgagtaacaagttaatgatgacttaatgatgtcttggggaagagttataatgtcccttagattgttaatgaggtgttaaacaagtgttaagaaggttccataaggattggagatcgaacgagtcGACAAGAATGAGTTTCgaaaaagctgggcattatacggaccaacatactggccgtataaaatatattggcCGTATATTCTTCCAAGAATGGcagccttcactggaccaaaggTACGTCCatacatacggtccatataaaatatacggaccatatgttggtccgtgaaaCCAAAGAGGGACAGATTGTGAGTTGTTAAAaaggggacccaagttcatttcatttcattacaTTTTCACTCTCCTTCTCTCAAGAACTATatagaatatttctccacatctcttccacaagaattcaaaggaaattgatgatcgacttcatcaaaccaagagaatcaagtgcaagaaactcattaaggttcatccaagacaagaaatccaagtggaagtgaaactagggttttgctcaagtgaagtgtttccacccaaagtccattcctacaccatctaaggtatgttttatggtcattccatgttgtttaaggtattgaaaggttgaatgacttggattgtataaggagatagaaaatgggtcatgaatgtgagaatagtggcatttttgagtagtagtatGGAATGAGtcgtgattcttgatatgttgtgattataattatgttataaatgatataaataacatgggatagacattgtatatgagtgaatgtaatagtgcaCTATGTGATGTGCCGGGAATTTTGGCACAGctaatgctttttaactctaagttttacttattttcgagcaagtttgtgttagtttgatgtgttttgtgtgttgtgcaggtattttgaagttagaatgctcgaaaagcaaaaaaaatgaggaaaagaaACAATTTGTTCTTATAAGCATaaggacggaccgtcaacatgcttGACGGCCCGTCGAGTTGCCACGTCGATAAGCTCCTGCGAAGTgacaattcatcatatcataatcagatCGTCGACATGATCGATGGTCCGTCGAAGTTCTTCGACGGTCGTGTTCCTACAGATTGATAAAAGTATACTCAGATCGTCGATATGGTCGTCGAGCATGTCGACGACTGTCGAAGTGCAAATACGACCCGTCGAAGTGCAAGCCGACCTGGAACAGGACTGGGATTGATTATTTCGAGctttgacttgtataaatacctgtttaggttttatttttagACATCTagagttttagacttgtagtaattacttttgagttgttattgcttttgaagatttccagacaattacattcactactttcaagttttattcgtaagttcaatacaataattcaattacacaatcttcaatcttttattgttttcttgtttccatgagtagctaaacacctttactaaggttgtgaacccaaggatgggtgtgttgtgattgggtatcatgaaagatatacgcataatggattgttagggtttatttgttcttcgttttcatcatatagttagtggttgcaaacattagctaatgccTTAagctttagtttatttgggaaaatagctagggttaggtaagaacaaataacaagaactcgggagctttaaaccttgtttaataaattcacttaggaataagaggaatttacttggcataattaaccgttcttcatgcatactttcttatctttggaaaaagcatagaaagaaataatcttttcttattgggaaatagttcagATTCACATAagggttaagtgcatccatacaaacagtccattagaagtatatcagattcgatacccatgatcatacactttatctgacggggacacaaccttggttctttttacccatatatttacaactttaaatttccgATCACTTTAAactagtccacaaaccaaatcaactataaaacccttttctggaatacacccggaccgcaagattagtacaatacttgtttagtaaacttttcacaccatattctttgtgggattcgaccccaaccttgttgggttactatatttgacaacgtccgcgttttaccattaataggtgtaatttgagcgtatcaaattttggcgccgttgccggggaatacggttttgaaattactaaatagtgtttactcttcttaaagtctttgtcatattccaacGCACCTTGTTGCTACCTTTTAAACCAGGTGATCATGGCCAACAACGAACTTCCGATCGAGAATGTTTTTTCTGATGAACCAGAAGCAGACGAAGACTTTGCATCTGCAATCATTCAGCCGAGGGTGACTGCTACTATTATCAAGTTTCACAATTCCCTCTATCATATGCTCAAACAAGAGGGATTCTTTCGGAATGCAGTCGATGATGAGCCTCACCAACACATAACGAACTTTCTAGATGTGTGCTCTCAGCATATCCAACGGGGTGTGACTCGAAAGGTTAATTCAAAATTTGGAAACTCTTCAAATATTCGTTAGCCGGAGAAGCGAGAAAATGGTTCATAAAGCTGCCCCAAAACTCTATTGCTACATGGGAAGAGATGGTCAGAGTGTTCCTCAGGAAGTTGTATCCTCCGAGTAAAAGAGCTGAAATTCGTGATCAGATCTACGAGTTCAAATAACGTAATGGGGAACAACTTTTCGAAGCTTAGGACAGGTACACAGAATACTTGGATAGGAgtccaaagcatgattttccagATCAGATTTTGAAGGAGAAGTTCTATAGAGGGTTGGATCCTATGACCCAAGCGATCGCCTATAATGCTGCCAACAGGTGTTTTATGAATAAGTCCTATGCTACCATTACTGATATACTTGATCGATTAACTACACATAGCCAAGCATGACATTCAAATAATTCTGATGGGCTATCACTTGGAACACCgttgtttcaaaatattataaaaGACAGCCAGGAAACGCAGCACACATTGGCACAATTGGCCACTAGTCTCTCTTTACTGACAAAGAGGCTTGATGAGAAAGAAACGAAGAAGGTAAATGTTTGTGAAGATATCTCAGGCATGCCGCCTGGAATGTACCAAGTCCATGAGGGTCTGTATAAAGAGGGCCCCCCTCCGCAAGTTGAGAATGTTCAGTATGCAGATTACAAAGCGAAAGGGGATATTCCCAGGCTAATTCAGAGATACTGGCGACCCCAACAAGGGCAGGGGTCATACAATCAAGGGAACtataacaacaaccaagggaactacaacaacaactatggtGGACCGAACCAAGGGAGATAAAACAACAATAACGAAAATTTTGGGAACAGAAGTTCCAACCCTTATATTCCACCAAAAGGGCAATCTAATAATCAAGGTAGTTCGAAGTTGGACTCAATGCTTGAAAAAGTGTTGGCGGGTCAGACAAACACTGAAAAGACATTATCTGGGCTATCAGAGACGGTGGTCTCTCATTCGGCTGACTATTCACAATCTTGAACAGCAGATGCGTGATCTTTCCAGAGAATAGCACCCTGCTAGAAAAGGAGGGCTTCCTAGTGATACTATTCTAAACCCGAAGAATGGTGGGGGAGTGGAACGTACTTTTGGTATTAGCACgaggagtggtaaaatacttcAAGGTGCTGACAAGAAAGTGGTTGATCTAGAACCTATTATTTAGGAAGAAGAGGTGTGTTCTGAAGTGCCTATAATTGACGAGGAACTCCATGGTGAAGAAAAAGTTGCTGCTGATATAGAGAAACACTCGATAAAAGGGGCTCTTCCCCCTTTGGCTCAGATGTACAAAGCAAAGCCTCCCTTTCCTTAGAGGTTGGCAAAGAAGAATGATGATGTTAAGTGTCAGAAGTTCTATGATCAGTTGAAGCAGTTAACAGTGAATTTTCCATTCTTAGATCTTTGTCAAAGAGATGCCCGAATTTGCTAAGTTTGTGAAAGACCTGCTTACAAAGAAAAGGTATGTTCAACATGAGACAGTGAATTTAACTCATCGTGTAGGTGCAATTATTGCTTCCACCACAGTTCAGAAGAAGGGAGACCCAGGGGCATTCTCTATTCCGTGCAATATTGGGCTTCATGCATTCGCCCGTgctttgtgtgataatggggcaaGTATTAACTTGATGCCCCTTGCTATTTTTAAACAATATGGATTGGGGACTCTTAGACCGACTTTTATGCGATTACAGATGGCAGGCAGATCTATCAAGAAGCCAATTAGGGTTATAGATGACGTGTTGGTGCAAGTGGGTAAGTTCATGTTGCCTGCTGATTTCGTGATTCTTAATTGTGCGGTGGATAGAGATATTCCATTATCTTGGGAAAGACCGTTTCTTGCTACGGAAGAAAACTTATGGACTacgaaaagaatgaaataaagtTCCGAGTGAATGACGAAGAAGTGACTTTCCAAGCAAGCAAGGGGATGAAGTTTTCAAGCACTTATGAGAGCATCTCGGttattgattcgtttgatggGATTGACGATGCTGTCGAAtataaaatggaagaagaaagtctaGGAGAAGCACTCGCTGTAGCTCTGATAAATTTTGAGGATTGTGATATGGAGGGCTATGTGGAAACAATAAACGCGCTTGAGGGTCTAGGTTCCTACACTTATCACCCAagaaagcttgatcttgatCTTGCAAATagaacttgtcacgacccaaccggagggccgcgatgggcacccggtgctaacccacccgggcacctcttaacatactttcgcatttacatctaggtgagccatataaCTAGATCAtattttccatccattattcatactagtTCAAATTAGGCAACAATAcgtatatatcatcatcaatcacaatgcccatatcaatgtacataagccgacgaggctaacaaaatgatatccaaaatataggccgacaaggccaaacacttCTAACCacatacacatgtctacgagcctctaaggagagtatgtcatatcatatagtatggacgggaccccgccatgcccataaatatgtacacaaaagaataagtaccaaaaACTATAGCTCCAAATGAAAtagagctccgctatgtagtccctgagtaataaggctatggatcaagcatgtctccctggccacctgcgggcatgacgcggcgtccacaaacaaaaggacgtcggtacgaagaatgtcgagtatgtaaagcatgatcaacatcaatatgaaagcataataggcaacatatgaaatagcataggatgggagataatagtatcatcgtcataacacttacttgcttttcatagggacattccatttctattgcgtatccgtgtacatacatccatatccgtactcgtattcgtatccgtactcatttacatttcgtatccattttcgtattcgtagtcatatttccattcatactcaaattcatatcatatacatatcatatacattgcatacacatagcatacccgaccacgaaggttcggtgtttcacataccggCACTACTAAGGC from Lycium ferocissimum isolate CSIRO_LF1 unplaced genomic scaffold, AGI_CSIRO_Lferr_CH_V1 ctg14594, whole genome shotgun sequence includes the following:
- the LOC132042309 gene encoding uncharacterized protein LOC132042309, with protein sequence MPEFAKFVKDLLTKKRYVQHETVNLTHRVGAIIASTTVQKKGDPGAFSIPCNIGLHAFARALCDNGASINLMPLAIFKQYGLGTLRPTFMRLQMAGRSIKKPIRVIDDVLVQRYSIILGKTVSCYGRKLMDYEKNEIKFRVNDEEVTFQASKGMKFSSTYESISVIDSFDGIDDAVEYKMEEESLGEALAVALINFEDCDMEGYVETINALEGL